Proteins encoded in a region of the Vicia villosa cultivar HV-30 ecotype Madison, WI linkage group LG5, Vvil1.0, whole genome shotgun sequence genome:
- the LOC131606439 gene encoding beta-glucosidase 12-like has product MSLVSGKIKDQSNGVVALDSYHRYKEDVSIMKDIGFDAYRFSISWSRILPGGNLRGGINREGIAYYNNLINELLSNGLQPFVTLFHWDLPQALEDEYGGFLSPNIVNDFADYAELCYREFGDRVKNWITVNEPLTYTTQGYGNGLFAPGRCSEWLPFNCSAGNSSTEPYLVTHHQILAHAAAFKVYKDKYQVSQKGQIGITLNTPWILPHSQSKADTEAASRALVFLYDWFMEPLKSGSYPIEMVNKTGERLPKFSREQSLMVKGSFDFIGINYYTANYAVNAPCITENQTIFSDACVFFTTMNDGVQIGPKAASDWLYIYPRGIQELLLYTKEKFNNPVIYITENGVDEINDGTKSLEDNMRIDYITNHLYYVHSAIQNGVNVKGYFVWSLLDNFEWSDGYTVRFGIVYVDYKDGLKRYLKNSAEWFKKFLH; this is encoded by the exons ATGAGTCTTGTATCAGGTAAGATCAAGGATCAAAGTAATGGAGTCGTTGCTCTTGATTCTTATCATCGTTACAAG GAAGATGTGAGTATAATGAAGGACATAGGATTTGATGCATACAGATTCTCTATTTCATGGTCTAGGATCCTACCTG GTGGAAACTTGAGGGGAGGTATCAATAGAGAAGGCATTGCCTATTACAACAATCTTATCAATGAACTCCTTTCGAATG GTTTGCAGCCATTTGTAACTCTATTCCATTGGGATCTTCCTCAAGCCCTTGAAGACGAATACGGTGGTTTTTTAAGCCCGAATATCGT GAACGATTTTGCAGACTACGCGGAGCTTTGTTATAGGGAATTTGGAGATAGAGTGAAGAACTGGATTACGGTAAATGAGCCGCTCACTTACACGACTCAGGGTTATGGAAATGGATTATTTGCGCCGGGAAGATGCTCCGAGTGGTTGCCATTTAACTGCAGTGCAGGAAATTCTAGTACTGAACCCTACTTGGTTACTCACCACCAGATTCTAGCTCATGCAGCTGCTTTCAAAGTCTATAAGGACAAGTATCAG GTTTCTCAAAAGGGACAAATTGGAATAACATTGAATACTCCATGGATATTGCCACATTCACAATCAAAGGCAGACACAGAAGCAGCATCTAGGGCTCTTGTTTTCCTATATGACTG GTTTATGGAGCCACTAAAGTCAGGATCATACCCTATTGAAATGGTCAATAAAACCGGTGAAAGATTGCCGAAATTTTCAAGGGAACAATCCCTGATGGTTAAAGGATCCTTTGATTTCATAGGAATTAACTATTATACAGCAAATTATGCAGTCAATGCGCCTTGCATAACCGAAAACCAAACTATCTTTTCAGATGCTTGTGTTTTCTTCACAA CAATGAATGATGGAGTTCAGATTGGTCCAAAG GCTGCTTCAGACTGGTTATACATTTATCCTAGAGGAATTCAAGAACTTTTGCTTTACACAAAGGAAAAATTCAACAATCCAGTGATTTACATAACAGAAAATG GTGTTGATGAAATCAATGATGGCACAAAATCACTTGAGGACAACATGAGAATAGACTATATTACTAACCATCTTTACTATGTCCATAGCGCCATACA GAACGGTGTGAATGTGAAAGGCTATTTTGTATGGTCGTTGTTGGACAATTTTGAATGGTCGGATGGATATACGGTCCGATTTGGAATTGTTTATGTTGATTATAAGGATGGATTGAAGAGATATCTTAAGAATTCAGCTGAGTGGTTCAAAAAATTTCTCCATTAA
- the LOC131606440 gene encoding tobamovirus multiplication protein 2A-like — MAKRPFFEFILQVINLVLSVLGLGTLGFGLVCFFKSKQNIPNDFHNTLIIYVTIGVGAILLIISCLGSIGIAKRSPCCLITYCVFLVPLIIAELGISLFIFFDHSWKKVILDGINKDYFTVYKFVNHRWNVIKWIALGVFILQVIALILAIYLRSVFNRARYDLTDAERERGLYRQHPRKYTYDRLGTPTPTRIITIPRSSGVSVRVNGSVSAKPSSSPNTNANV; from the exons ATGGCCAAGAGACCATTTTTTGAGTTTATTTTGCAGGTGATAAATTTAGTGTTGTCTGTGTTGGGTTTAGGAACCCTAGGGTTTGGACTTGTTTGCTTCTTCAAGTCCAAACAAAACATTCCAAATGATTTTcataacacttt GATTATCTATGTTACAATTGGAGTTGGTGCAATTTTATTAATTATCTCTTGTTTGGGTTCTATTGGAATAGCAAAAAGGAGCCCTTGTTGTTTGATTACT TATTGTGTATTCTTGGTACCACTTATCATAGCTGAGTTGGGAATTTCTCTTTTCATATTCTTTGATCACAGCTGGAAAAAG GTTATACTAGATGGTATAAATAAAGATTATTTCACAGTCTATAAGTTTGTGAATCACCGTTGGAATGTCATCAAATGGATAGCTCTTGGAGTCTTTATATTACAG gTTATTGCTCTGATTCTCGCAATATACTTGCGATCCGTGTTTAATAGAGCACGATATGACCTAACAGACGCCGAGCGTGAACGTGGATTGTATCGTCAACATCCTAGAAAATATACTTACGACCGTTTGGGTACACCCACGCCCACACGTATCATCACCATACCAAGATCATCTGGTGTCAGTGTCCGTGTTAATGGCAGTGTTTCAGCAAAACCTTCTAGCTCGCCAAATACCAATGCCAATGTTTGA